Proteins encoded in a region of the Sterolibacterium denitrificans genome:
- a CDS encoding type II toxin-antitoxin system Phd/YefM family antitoxin — MSIWQIQEAKAQFSELVKQAQSQGPQEITLHGRPTAVVVSRELYDQLARTDVSLVDFMRNSPLHGLDDLEFERDTSLTRNVVF; from the coding sequence ATGTCTATATGGCAAATTCAGGAAGCCAAGGCGCAGTTTTCCGAATTGGTGAAACAGGCGCAAAGCCAGGGGCCGCAGGAAATTACGCTGCATGGCCGCCCAACCGCCGTCGTGGTTTCGCGCGAGCTGTATGACCAGTTGGCGCGGACGGATGTCTCGCTGGTGGACTTCATGCGCAATTCGCCGCTGCATGGTCTGGATGACCTTGAGTTTGAACGCGACACGAGCTTGACGCGGAACGTGGTGTTTTGA
- a CDS encoding CaiB/BaiF CoA transferase family protein — translation MSKPLAGVRVLDFSQLLPGPLCTQHLADMGAEVLKIENRATGDAARPSPTGELPLLFLLANRNKRSLSVDLRQPEGQALVHKLAEDADVVVEGFRPGVMARLGMDYATLAAINPKIVYCSITGYGQNGPYAAKGGHDINYQCHSGILEQSGAAGGPPAPGNFQAADLGGGVLSAAMGILAALFDAQRSGRGRHVDVAMTDCAMAHAIMPLAAVESYGAGRPLPRGDDYTTGRLPCYGVYETADGRHLALGAIEPQFWQNFCTAAGRPDLIDQGWALGDEAPAAKAVIAELVGSRSLAEWSALLENVDGCATPVLRLDEVIEHPHTRARGMIVSGHRPDGDGSAYRQYAFPLKMTDFEFSIACPPPLLGEHNDEILSALGYGAEEIAALRAKGVV, via the coding sequence ATGAGCAAACCGCTTGCCGGCGTTCGCGTCCTCGATTTCTCGCAACTGCTGCCCGGGCCGCTGTGCACCCAGCATCTGGCCGACATGGGCGCCGAGGTGCTGAAGATCGAGAACCGCGCCACGGGCGATGCGGCGCGGCCGTCGCCGACCGGCGAGCTGCCGCTGCTGTTCCTGCTCGCCAACCGCAACAAGCGCTCGCTATCCGTCGATCTGCGCCAGCCCGAGGGCCAGGCGCTGGTGCACAAGCTGGCCGAGGATGCCGACGTCGTCGTCGAGGGCTTCCGCCCCGGCGTGATGGCGCGACTGGGCATGGACTACGCAACGCTCGCCGCCATCAATCCGAAGATCGTTTACTGCTCGATCACCGGCTACGGCCAGAACGGGCCGTATGCGGCCAAGGGCGGCCATGACATCAACTATCAATGCCACTCGGGCATCCTCGAACAGAGCGGCGCGGCCGGCGGCCCGCCAGCGCCGGGCAACTTCCAGGCAGCGGATCTGGGCGGCGGCGTGCTGTCGGCGGCGATGGGCATCCTCGCTGCGCTGTTCGACGCGCAGCGCAGCGGCCGCGGACGCCACGTCGACGTCGCCATGACCGACTGCGCCATGGCGCACGCCATCATGCCGCTCGCCGCCGTCGAGAGCTACGGCGCGGGTCGGCCGCTGCCGCGCGGCGACGACTACACGACGGGACGCCTGCCCTGCTATGGCGTGTATGAAACCGCCGATGGCCGTCATCTGGCGCTGGGCGCCATCGAGCCGCAGTTCTGGCAGAACTTCTGCACGGCCGCGGGGCGGCCCGATCTGATCGATCAAGGCTGGGCGTTGGGCGACGAGGCGCCGGCCGCCAAGGCCGTCATCGCCGAACTGGTCGGAAGCCGCAGTCTGGCCGAATGGAGCGCACTGCTGGAAAACGTCGACGGCTGCGCCACGCCGGTGCTGCGCCTCGACGAAGTCATCGAGCATCCGCACACCCGGGCGCGCGGCATGATCGTCAGCGGCCATCGCCCCGATGGAGACGGCAGCGCATACCGGCAGTACGCATTCCCGCTGAAGATGACGGATTTTGAATTCAGCATTGCCTGCCCGCCCCCGCTGCTGGGCGAGCACAACGACGAGATCCTCTCGGCGCTGGGTTACGGCGCGGAGGAAATCGCCGCGCTGCGTGCAAAGGGCGTGGTTTGA
- a CDS encoding LysR family transcriptional regulator, producing the protein MNETIDIDANDLLLFARIVEAGSLSQAAARHGLPKATVSRRLNALENRLGERLLQRTTRRLVLTEFGSRLLEHGRQIDEEVAAAAALAAHRQAAPSGRLRVSLPGDFANLALTGMLAQFLADFPEVSLELDLSPRRVDLLAESYDLAIRMGELNEEASLAARRLASLPAGLYAAPEYLALRGLPEAPQFLLQHAALTLSGRQGRPLAWQLLRGKERWEGLPPLRSCANSPELLVRLASAGAGIAAAVELFAAPLVREGRLVRVLPEWHLPPVSAWAVFPGRRLMPQKTRAFLDRLTQTLAQPRGW; encoded by the coding sequence ATGAATGAAACAATCGATATCGATGCCAACGATCTGCTGCTGTTTGCCCGCATCGTCGAGGCCGGCAGTCTGAGCCAAGCGGCGGCGCGCCACGGTTTGCCGAAAGCCACCGTTTCGCGCCGCCTGAATGCGCTTGAAAACCGGCTGGGCGAACGCCTGCTGCAACGCACGACGCGTCGCCTGGTGCTGACCGAGTTCGGCAGCCGCCTGCTCGAGCATGGCCGCCAGATCGATGAGGAAGTGGCGGCTGCAGCCGCGCTGGCCGCGCATCGCCAGGCCGCGCCGAGCGGCCGCTTGCGCGTCTCGCTGCCCGGCGACTTCGCCAATCTGGCGCTGACCGGGATGCTGGCGCAGTTCCTTGCCGACTTTCCCGAGGTCAGTCTCGAACTCGACCTGTCGCCGCGCCGCGTCGATCTGCTCGCCGAAAGCTACGATCTGGCGATCCGCATGGGTGAGTTGAACGAGGAAGCGAGTTTGGCCGCGCGGCGGCTGGCCAGTCTGCCGGCCGGCCTGTATGCCGCGCCGGAATATCTCGCCCTGCGGGGTTTGCCGGAGGCGCCGCAGTTCCTGCTGCAGCATGCGGCGCTGACGCTTTCCGGGCGTCAGGGCAGGCCGCTGGCCTGGCAACTGCTGCGCGGCAAGGAGCGCTGGGAAGGCTTGCCGCCGCTGCGCAGTTGCGCCAATTCGCCCGAGTTGCTGGTCAGGCTGGCCAGCGCGGGAGCCGGCATCGCCGCCGCCGTCGAGCTGTTTGCCGCCCCGCTGGTGCGCGAAGGGCGGCTGGTGCGGGTGTTGCCCGAATGGCATCTGCCGCCGGTCAGCGCCTGGGCGGTATTTCCCGGGCGGCGGCTGATGCCGCAGAAGACGCGGGCCTTTCTCGATCGCCTGACGCAAACCCTGGCCCAGCCGCGCGGCTGGTAG
- a CDS encoding pirin family protein, giving the protein MTSPATVPVTTASVERSRRITRIVPGREVMDGAGVRIQRLLTQDLQQRLDPFLLLDAFRSDDPQDYIAGFPDHPHRGFETITYMIQGRMRHRDSAGHEGLLDSGGVQWMTAGRGVIHSEMPEQADGRMEGFQLWLNLPARDKLTAPGYRDIAASEIPEFTTPDGARVRLVAGRSHGLQGAVLRPHTEPLYLDVHLPAGASYSQPLPPAHNAFLHVYRGAVSVAGDKGEDALEAGQLAILENDPAADGVSIAARPDQDSRLLLIAGRPLREPIVQHGPFVMNSAEEIRQAFADYRAGRFAR; this is encoded by the coding sequence ATGACCAGCCCTGCAACCGTCCCGGTCACCACGGCCAGCGTCGAGCGCTCGCGCCGGATCACCCGCATCGTCCCGGGCCGCGAAGTCATGGACGGCGCCGGCGTGCGCATCCAGCGCCTGCTCACCCAGGATCTGCAGCAGCGCCTCGATCCATTTTTGCTGCTGGATGCCTTTCGCAGCGATGACCCGCAGGATTACATCGCCGGTTTTCCCGATCATCCGCATCGCGGTTTCGAGACCATCACTTATATGATCCAGGGCCGCATGCGCCATCGCGACAGCGCCGGCCACGAAGGCCTGCTCGACAGCGGCGGCGTGCAATGGATGACGGCCGGGCGCGGCGTGATCCATTCGGAAATGCCCGAGCAGGCAGATGGCCGCATGGAAGGCTTCCAGCTCTGGCTCAACCTGCCTGCGCGAGACAAGCTGACGGCGCCAGGCTACCGCGACATCGCCGCCAGCGAAATTCCGGAATTCACCACACCGGACGGCGCGCGCGTGCGTCTCGTCGCCGGCCGCAGCCACGGCCTGCAAGGCGCGGTGCTGCGCCCGCATACCGAGCCGCTGTACCTGGACGTGCATCTGCCGGCCGGGGCCAGTTACAGCCAACCGCTGCCGCCTGCGCACAACGCCTTCCTCCACGTCTATCGCGGCGCCGTGAGCGTGGCCGGAGACAAAGGCGAAGACGCCCTGGAAGCCGGGCAACTGGCCATTCTCGAAAACGACCCGGCGGCCGATGGCGTGAGCATTGCCGCGCGGCCTGACCAGGACAGCCGTCTGCTGCTCATCGCCGGCCGGCCGCTGCGCGAACCCATCGTCCAGCACGGCCCTTTCGTCATGAACAGCGCGGAGGAAATCCGCCAGGCCTTTGCCGACTACCGGGCCGGGCGCTTTGCTCGATGA
- a CDS encoding type II toxin-antitoxin system VapC family toxin: MSYLIDTNVLSELRRKRPDAGVVAWFTQRPADTLYLSALTVGEIRKGIESLPGEAKHYALLDWLETEVSAYFYNRILPVDVRVADRWGRLLAAAGRPLPAIDSLLAATALAHDLVLVTRNVRDFAGLPVDLINPWSA; the protein is encoded by the coding sequence TTGAGTTATCTCATCGATACCAACGTGCTGTCCGAGCTGCGGCGCAAGCGGCCCGATGCGGGCGTCGTGGCGTGGTTCACCCAGCGGCCGGCGGATACCCTGTACCTCAGCGCCTTGACCGTGGGCGAAATACGCAAGGGCATCGAGTCCCTGCCCGGCGAGGCGAAACACTATGCGCTGCTGGACTGGCTGGAAACAGAAGTGTCGGCTTATTTTTACAATCGCATCCTGCCTGTGGATGTGCGCGTTGCCGACCGCTGGGGACGCTTGCTGGCCGCTGCGGGCAGGCCATTACCTGCCATCGACAGCCTGCTGGCCGCGACGGCGCTGGCGCATGACCTGGTGCTGGTGACCCGCAATGTCAGGGATTTTGCCGGCTTGCCGGTGGATCTCATCAATCCCTGGTCAGCCTGA
- a CDS encoding FMN-dependent NADH-azoreductase, with the protein MNILQINASIRAGESQSSRLASAIVERLQALRQAEGLPPARLTLRDLAQTPHPALDESALLALATAAAERSPQQAARVALDDRLIAEVQAADVLVLGVPMYNFAIPSQLKNWFDAVARAGTTFRYTEQGPEGLLKNKQVHLALARGGIYRDTQNDTQLAWLKTMLGFLGMTDVHCFYAEAQSMGAEAAQAAQAQALAEIRSHPHFRIARISPAAISTAA; encoded by the coding sequence ATGAACATCCTGCAAATCAACGCCAGCATTCGCGCCGGCGAGTCGCAATCCAGCCGCCTGGCCTCGGCCATCGTCGAGCGCCTGCAGGCGCTGCGTCAAGCCGAAGGTCTGCCGCCAGCCCGCCTGACCCTGCGCGACCTGGCGCAAACGCCCCATCCGGCGCTGGATGAAAGCGCCCTGCTGGCGCTCGCCACCGCTGCCGCCGAGCGCAGCCCGCAGCAGGCCGCGCGCGTCGCGCTCGACGACCGGCTGATCGCCGAAGTCCAGGCCGCCGACGTGCTGGTGCTGGGCGTGCCGATGTACAACTTCGCCATTCCCAGCCAGTTGAAAAACTGGTTCGACGCCGTCGCCCGCGCCGGCACGACTTTCCGCTATACCGAACAAGGGCCGGAAGGGCTGCTGAAAAACAAGCAGGTGCATCTGGCCCTGGCGCGCGGCGGCATCTATCGCGATACGCAGAACGATACCCAGCTCGCCTGGCTGAAAACCATGCTGGGCTTTCTCGGTATGACGGACGTCCATTGCTTCTACGCCGAAGCCCAGTCCATGGGCGCCGAAGCCGCACAGGCCGCACAGGCGCAGGCATTGGCGGAGATCCGCAGCCATCCGCATTTCCGGATTGCACGGATTTCACCGGCAGCCATTTCCACCGCCGCATGA